From a single Micromonospora carbonacea genomic region:
- a CDS encoding Na+/H+ antiporter subunit D, which produces MTGYGPLVPLPVVVPLLGAALTLLLANRPRLQRAVSVVVLATTLAVAVVLLVEAYRHGPVVVSIGGWPPPVGIVLVADQLAALMLVVSSAVTLCVLLYSIGQGRGDIGESAPVTIYHPTYLVLTAGVTNAFLAGDLFNLFVGFEILLAASFVLITLGGTEGRIRTGSTYVVVSILSSMIFLAGVGLVYAATGTLNMAQLAGRLDALPADVRLALQLSLLLAFGIKAAVFPLSAWLPDSYPTAPAPVTAVFAGLLTKVGVYAVIRTETLLFPGGQVAGLLMVVAGLTMVVGILGAVAQSDMKRLFSFTLVSHIGYMIFGVALSSVAGLSGAIFYVVHHITIQTTLFLVAGLVEARAGSTDLRRLGGLARVAPLLGVLFFVPAMNLAGIPPLSGFLGKLGLLQAGVGEGGVLPWALVAAGTVTSLLTLYVASRVWNIAFWRAPRLAAADPPTRLPALMVGATTALVALGLVLTVAAGPLFGVTTDAATDLRARTPYVRAVLPGGAP; this is translated from the coding sequence GTGACGGGGTACGGGCCGCTCGTGCCGCTGCCGGTGGTGGTGCCGCTGCTGGGCGCCGCCCTCACCCTGCTGCTGGCCAACCGCCCCCGGCTCCAGCGCGCCGTCAGCGTGGTGGTGCTGGCCACCACCCTCGCGGTCGCCGTGGTGCTGCTCGTCGAGGCGTACCGGCACGGGCCGGTCGTGGTGAGCATCGGCGGCTGGCCCCCGCCGGTGGGGATCGTGCTGGTCGCCGACCAGCTCGCCGCGCTGATGCTGGTGGTCTCCTCCGCCGTGACGCTGTGCGTGCTGCTCTACTCGATCGGGCAGGGCCGGGGGGACATCGGCGAGTCGGCCCCCGTCACCATCTACCACCCCACCTACCTGGTGCTCACCGCCGGCGTCACCAACGCCTTCCTCGCCGGCGACCTGTTCAACCTCTTCGTCGGCTTCGAGATCCTGCTGGCGGCGAGCTTCGTGCTGATCACGCTCGGCGGCACCGAGGGCCGGATCCGGACCGGGTCGACGTACGTGGTGGTCAGCATCCTGTCCTCGATGATCTTCCTGGCCGGGGTGGGGCTCGTCTACGCCGCCACCGGCACCCTCAACATGGCCCAGCTCGCCGGGCGGCTCGACGCGCTGCCCGCCGACGTACGCCTCGCCCTGCAACTCAGCCTGCTGCTCGCCTTCGGGATCAAGGCGGCCGTGTTCCCGCTGTCGGCCTGGCTGCCGGACAGCTACCCGACCGCGCCCGCCCCCGTCACCGCCGTCTTCGCGGGCCTGCTCACCAAGGTCGGCGTGTACGCGGTCATCCGCACCGAGACCCTGCTGTTCCCCGGCGGCCAGGTCGCCGGGCTGCTGATGGTCGTGGCCGGGCTGACCATGGTGGTCGGCATCCTCGGCGCGGTCGCCCAGTCGGACATGAAGCGGCTCTTCTCGTTCACCCTGGTCAGCCACATCGGCTACATGATCTTCGGGGTGGCGCTGAGCAGCGTCGCCGGCCTGTCCGGGGCGATCTTCTACGTGGTGCACCACATCACCATCCAGACCACCCTGTTCCTGGTCGCCGGGCTGGTCGAGGCGCGCGCCGGCAGCACCGACCTGCGCCGGCTCGGCGGCCTGGCCCGGGTCGCCCCGCTGCTCGGGGTGCTCTTCTTCGTGCCGGCGATGAACCTGGCCGGGATCCCGCCGCTGTCCGGCTTCCTCGGCAAGCTGGGCCTGCTCCAGGCGGGCGTCGGCGAAGGCGGCGTGCTGCCCTGGGCGCTGGTCGCCGCCGGCACCGTCACCAGCCTGCTCACCCTCTACGTCGCGTCCCGGGTGTGGAACATCGCGTTCTGGCGGGCCCCCCGGCTGGCCGCCGCCGACCCGCCGACCCGACTGCCCGCCCTGATGGTCGGCGCCACCACGGCGCTGGTCGCGCTGGGCCTGGTGCTCACCGTGGCCGCCGGCCCGCTGTTCGGGGTGACCACCGACGCGGCGACCGACCTGCGCGCCCGCACCCCGTACGTGCGCGCCGTCCTCCCCGGCGGCGCGCCGTGA
- a CDS encoding Na(+)/H(+) antiporter subunit C translates to MNSSGATLVLVVAVGVLAGAGVTLLLERSLTRILLGLILLGNGVNLLILLAGRSGDAPVVGAAPVDRMSDALPQAMVLTAIVITFGLTAFLLAVAYRSWYLTGNDEVQDDLEDRQVAELAARNELPARDLGGEGADGDPEQVDPEPHLRRQHRGETP, encoded by the coding sequence GTGAACAGCAGCGGAGCGACCCTGGTGCTGGTCGTCGCCGTCGGGGTGCTCGCCGGCGCCGGCGTCACCCTGCTGCTGGAGCGCAGCCTGACCCGGATCCTGCTCGGCCTCATCCTGCTCGGCAACGGGGTCAACCTGCTGATCCTGCTCGCCGGCCGGTCCGGGGACGCGCCCGTCGTCGGCGCCGCGCCCGTCGACCGGATGAGCGACGCGCTGCCGCAGGCGATGGTCCTCACCGCCATCGTCATCACCTTCGGGCTCACCGCGTTCCTGCTGGCCGTCGCGTACCGCAGCTGGTATCTCACCGGCAACGACGAGGTGCAGGACGACCTGGAGGACCGCCAGGTCGCCGAGCTGGCCGCCCGCAACGAGCTGCCCGCGCGTGACCTCGGCGGCGAGGGCGCCGACGGCGACCCGGAACAGGTCGACCCGGAGCCGCACCTGCGCCGGCAGCACCGGGGGGAGACGCCGTGA
- a CDS encoding monovalent cation/H+ antiporter complex subunit F — translation MKVALATVLTVLLSVTALLALARMYRGPSLLDRVIAADVLLNTMAGAVGAEAAVNRHATTLPVLVVLSLLGFVGAVALVRFAVREEP, via the coding sequence GTGAAGGTCGCTCTCGCCACCGTGCTCACCGTGCTCCTGTCGGTCACCGCGCTGCTGGCGCTGGCCCGGATGTACCGCGGCCCGTCCCTGCTCGACCGCGTGATCGCCGCCGACGTCCTGCTCAACACGATGGCCGGCGCGGTCGGCGCGGAGGCGGCGGTCAACCGGCACGCCACCACCCTGCCCGTGCTGGTGGTGCTCTCCCTGCTCGGCTTCGTCGGCGCGGTGGCCCTGGTCCGCTTCGCCGTCCGGGAGGAGCCGTGA
- a CDS encoding Na+/H+ antiporter subunit A, translating to MLVLLILHLVAALVAPLLVRWWGPRACYPLALVPAAAFGWAVARTPAVRDGGAVVEAYHWVPQLRLELALRLTTLSWLMTLLVGGVGALVLVYCARYFAAGSAGLARFAAVLVAFAGAMLGLVLADDLLLLYVFWELTTVFSYLLIGHSAERRASRWAAAQALTVTTFGGLAMLVGFLMLGRHTGGYRWSELAGAGLPAGGYLVTAVLLVLAGALAKSAVLPFSGWLPQAMCAPTPVSAYLHAAAMVKAGVYLLGLLAPVLATAGPWRPVTVTAGLLTMLAGGWAALRQCDLKLLLAYGTVSQLGLLTVALGAGTPKAALAGTAMLLAHALFKAALFLVVGAIDHSAGTRDLRELSGLGRRAPLLAAVGTLAAASMAGLPPLVGFVAKEAVLAAFTDQPVVLAGLVAGTVLTVAYTARFVWGAFGTRPHAERTEPQPVPAAMLGPPALLAVAGLAAGLAAGPTGALLRPYAELFGPVPEHLALWHGPTLALGLSALALAGGAALFALRGPLAPALARLRAPVGGAQGYEWLTHRFDRLAIEVTSATQRGSLPLYLGTILLVLVVVPGGAMLAAGPWRQRVPLWDTPLQLVVGVVAAVAALLAVGARRRLTAMLLVGVTGYGTAMMFVLYGAPDLALTQFLVETATIAVFVLVLRRLPERFSARPLRRSRWARRAVGAAVGLVLAGLCLVAVGARTAPSVSRAFPDLAVSEGHGRNVVNVTLVDIRAWDTMGEISVLVVTATGVASLIFQRSRTGPRPRRPRPERPARRGPQRPVWLRGGPTLAERRRSIVFEVVTRLLFHTIVLFSLFLLFSGHNAPGGGFSGGLVASLALAVRYLAGGRYELAEAAPVGAGTILGAGLAVSVGTGACALLAGGSVLQSAKLDLWLPGVGGFYVVTSLFFDIGVYLIVVGLVLDILRSLGAEVDRHIEAAGKTERGLIVDPQGQRP from the coding sequence GTGCTCGTACTGCTGATCCTCCACCTGGTGGCGGCGCTCGTCGCGCCGCTGCTGGTCCGGTGGTGGGGACCGCGCGCCTGCTACCCCCTCGCGCTCGTGCCGGCCGCCGCGTTCGGCTGGGCCGTGGCCCGCACGCCGGCGGTGCGCGACGGCGGCGCGGTCGTCGAGGCGTACCACTGGGTGCCGCAACTGCGGCTGGAGCTGGCGCTGCGGCTGACCACCCTGTCCTGGCTGATGACCCTGCTCGTCGGCGGCGTCGGCGCGCTCGTGCTGGTCTACTGCGCGCGCTACTTCGCCGCCGGCTCGGCCGGGCTGGCCCGGTTCGCGGCCGTGCTGGTGGCCTTCGCCGGCGCGATGCTCGGCCTCGTCCTCGCCGACGACCTGCTGCTGCTCTACGTCTTCTGGGAGCTGACCACGGTCTTCTCCTACCTGCTGATCGGGCACAGCGCCGAGCGGCGGGCCAGCCGGTGGGCGGCGGCGCAGGCGCTCACGGTCACCACGTTCGGCGGGCTGGCGATGCTCGTCGGCTTCCTGATGCTCGGCCGGCACACCGGCGGCTACCGCTGGTCGGAACTCGCCGGGGCCGGGCTGCCGGCCGGCGGCTACCTGGTCACCGCCGTGCTGCTGGTGCTGGCCGGGGCGCTGGCCAAGTCGGCTGTCCTGCCGTTCAGCGGCTGGCTGCCGCAGGCGATGTGCGCGCCGACGCCGGTCAGCGCGTACCTGCACGCGGCGGCGATGGTGAAGGCCGGCGTCTACCTGCTCGGCCTGCTCGCCCCCGTGCTGGCCACCGCCGGCCCGTGGCGGCCCGTGACGGTCACCGCCGGCCTGCTCACCATGCTGGCCGGCGGGTGGGCCGCGCTGCGCCAGTGCGACCTGAAGCTGCTGCTGGCGTACGGCACCGTCAGCCAGCTCGGCCTGCTCACCGTGGCGCTCGGCGCGGGCACCCCGAAAGCCGCCCTCGCGGGCACGGCGATGCTGCTCGCGCACGCCCTGTTCAAGGCGGCCCTGTTCCTCGTCGTCGGCGCGATCGACCACAGCGCCGGCACCCGCGACCTGCGGGAACTGTCCGGGCTCGGGCGGCGGGCCCCGCTGCTGGCCGCCGTCGGGACGCTGGCCGCCGCCTCGATGGCCGGGCTGCCCCCGCTGGTCGGCTTCGTCGCGAAGGAGGCCGTCCTCGCCGCGTTCACCGACCAGCCGGTGGTCCTCGCCGGGCTCGTCGCCGGCACGGTGCTCACCGTCGCCTACACGGCCCGCTTCGTCTGGGGCGCGTTCGGCACGCGCCCGCACGCCGAACGGACCGAGCCGCAACCCGTGCCCGCCGCCATGCTCGGGCCGCCCGCCCTGCTGGCCGTCGCCGGGCTGGCCGCCGGGTTGGCCGCCGGCCCGACCGGCGCGCTGCTGCGCCCGTACGCCGAGCTCTTCGGCCCGGTGCCCGAGCACCTCGCGCTCTGGCACGGGCCGACCCTGGCGCTCGGCCTGTCCGCCCTGGCCCTGGCCGGCGGCGCGGCGCTGTTCGCGCTGCGCGGCCCGCTCGCCCCCGCGCTGGCCCGGCTGCGCGCGCCGGTCGGCGGCGCCCAGGGGTACGAGTGGCTGACCCACCGCTTCGACCGGCTCGCCATCGAGGTCACCAGCGCCACCCAGCGCGGCTCCCTGCCGCTGTACCTCGGCACGATCCTGCTGGTCCTCGTCGTCGTGCCCGGCGGGGCGATGCTGGCCGCCGGCCCGTGGCGGCAGCGGGTCCCGCTGTGGGACACGCCGCTGCAACTGGTCGTCGGCGTGGTGGCGGCGGTCGCCGCGCTGCTCGCCGTCGGCGCGCGTCGCCGGCTCACCGCCATGCTGCTGGTCGGGGTCACCGGCTACGGCACCGCGATGATGTTCGTCCTGTACGGCGCGCCCGACCTGGCGCTCACCCAGTTCCTGGTGGAGACGGCGACCATCGCGGTCTTCGTGCTGGTGCTGCGCCGGCTGCCCGAACGGTTCTCCGCCCGCCCGCTGCGCCGCAGCCGGTGGGCGCGCCGCGCCGTCGGGGCCGCCGTCGGGCTCGTCCTCGCCGGGCTCTGCCTGGTCGCGGTGGGCGCCCGCACCGCGCCGTCGGTCTCGCGGGCCTTCCCCGACCTCGCCGTCAGCGAGGGGCACGGCCGCAACGTGGTCAACGTGACCCTGGTCGACATCCGGGCCTGGGACACCATGGGCGAGATCTCGGTGCTCGTGGTGACCGCGACCGGGGTGGCCAGCCTGATCTTCCAGCGGTCCCGCACCGGTCCCCGCCCGCGTCGCCCCCGCCCCGAGCGCCCCGCCCGGCGGGGCCCGCAGCGGCCGGTGTGGCTGCGCGGCGGCCCCACCCTCGCCGAGCGCCGCCGGTCCATCGTCTTCGAGGTGGTCACCCGGCTGCTCTTCCACACCATCGTGCTGTTCTCCCTGTTCCTGCTCTTCTCCGGCCACAACGCGCCCGGCGGCGGCTTCTCCGGCGGCCTGGTCGCCAGCCTCGCCCTGGCCGTGCGCTACCTCGCCGGCGGCCGGTACGAGCTGGCCGAGGCGGCCCCCGTCGGGGCCGGCACGATCCTCGGGGCCGGGCTGGCGGTGTCCGTCGGCACCGGCGCGTGCGCCCTCCTCGCCGGTGGGTCCGTGCTCCAGAGCGCGAAGCTCGACCTGTGGCTGCCCGGCGTCGGCGGCTTCTATGTCGTCACGTCGCTCTTCTTCGACATCGGGGTGTACCTGATCGTGGTCGGCCTGGTGCTGGACATCCTGCGCAGCCTCGGCGCGGAGGTCGACCGGCACATCGAGGCGGCCGGCAAGACCGAACGCGGGCTGATCGTCGACCCGCAGGGGCAGCGGCCGTGA
- a CDS encoding Na+/H+ antiporter subunit E, producing MTGRAGGGRRRGPVVDPDAPVTRARARIGRWRDRLLTLAWMALIWCLLWGRFSWGNLLGGLLVGGAVLLFFPLPPVTFGGRLRPRTLLDLAVRFVTELVSASIHVAWIAVRPGYRPRGAIIAVRLRVRTDLNLALTAEAISLVPGTLIVEVDRGRGLLYVHVLDVRGPQDLADSRDRILATEGRIVRAIGSAAELRLLTAPAAPPGPASRSGPTGSVPPSGPVPPTGPVPPSGPVPPSGPVRPSGPVRPTERGADQ from the coding sequence GTGACCGGGCGGGCCGGTGGGGGCCGGCGTCGGGGGCCGGTCGTCGACCCCGACGCCCCGGTGACCCGGGCGCGCGCCCGGATCGGCCGCTGGCGGGACCGGCTGCTGACGCTGGCCTGGATGGCGCTGATCTGGTGCCTGCTCTGGGGGCGGTTCTCCTGGGGCAACCTGCTCGGTGGACTGCTCGTCGGCGGGGCGGTGCTGCTGTTCTTCCCGTTGCCGCCGGTCACCTTCGGCGGCCGGCTGCGCCCACGGACGCTGCTGGACCTGGCCGTCCGGTTCGTCACCGAGCTGGTCAGCGCCAGCATCCACGTGGCCTGGATCGCGGTGCGGCCGGGTTACCGGCCCCGCGGCGCGATCATCGCGGTACGGCTGCGCGTGCGCACCGACCTGAACCTGGCGCTGACGGCGGAGGCGATCTCACTGGTGCCCGGCACCCTGATCGTCGAGGTGGACCGGGGGCGGGGCCTGCTCTACGTGCACGTGCTCGACGTACGCGGGCCGCAGGACCTGGCCGACAGCCGCGACCGGATCCTCGCCACCGAGGGCCGGATCGTCCGCGCGATCGGCTCGGCCGCCGAACTCCGCCTGCTCACCGCCCCCGCCGCCCCTCCCGGCCCGGCCTCCCGCTCCGGTCCCACCGGTTCCGTTCCGCCCAGCGGTCCTGTTCCGCCCACCGGTCCTGTTCCGCCCAGCGGTCCTGTTCCGCCCAGCGGTCCCGTTCGTCCCAGCGGTCCCGTTCGTCCCACCGAGAGGGGGGCCGACCAGTGA
- a CDS encoding DUF4139 domain-containing protein, giving the protein MNAVEIEAPVVGVTVYPDRARVTRRGSARLAAGEHRVRVAPLPLGLHRDSLRVGGRGAATVLGVDVTTWRQARSADGQVRELEERSRELADELAGVDDAYAVEEQRGQFLSGLAERAGGTYARALAAGDAEPADVATFADSVAGQLADSHGRRRELTRRRTELAEELAAVRRQLEAAHGKREPDRLAAEVTVAVDADDAELDLELTYLVDGARWQPSYDLRLVDDAVTVTWFGLVSQDTGEDWPECVLQLSTARPAAATGVPELSPWYLDRVRPLPRAAMPAAGFGGPPVPAPPAGPAFEVAVGGGAARAGAPRPKVHESVATVEQGVSAATYRPARPVAVPADGSAYRATIAVLELPARLDHVTVPVRAAEAHLRATVRNTSAHTLLPGPAAVFHGADFVASTRLPTWAPGEETELALGVDDRVRVERKLGRRAETRATLGSTRRRDVEYRISVANHTPRPATVEVRDQLPVSRDEAVVVREATIAPPPAERTELGELTWRLRLEPGDTGEITMGFRVELAKGVELAGWRE; this is encoded by the coding sequence GTGAACGCAGTGGAGATCGAAGCACCAGTCGTCGGCGTCACCGTCTATCCGGACCGGGCCCGGGTCACCCGCCGGGGCAGCGCCCGGCTGGCCGCCGGCGAGCACCGGGTACGCGTCGCCCCGTTGCCGCTGGGGCTGCACCGGGACTCGCTGCGGGTCGGCGGCCGGGGCGCGGCGACCGTGCTCGGCGTGGACGTGACCACGTGGCGGCAGGCGCGCAGCGCCGACGGGCAGGTCCGCGAGCTGGAGGAGCGCAGCCGGGAGCTGGCCGACGAGCTGGCCGGGGTCGACGATGCGTACGCGGTCGAGGAGCAGCGGGGGCAGTTCCTCTCCGGGCTGGCCGAGCGGGCCGGTGGCACGTACGCCCGCGCGCTCGCCGCCGGTGACGCCGAGCCGGCCGACGTGGCGACCTTCGCCGACTCGGTGGCCGGGCAGCTCGCCGACTCCCACGGGCGGCGTCGGGAGTTGACCCGGCGGCGGACCGAGCTGGCCGAGGAGCTGGCGGCGGTGCGGCGGCAGTTGGAGGCCGCGCACGGCAAGCGGGAGCCGGACCGGCTGGCCGCCGAGGTGACGGTGGCGGTGGACGCCGACGACGCCGAGCTGGACCTGGAGCTGACCTACCTGGTCGACGGGGCCCGCTGGCAGCCCTCCTACGACCTGCGGCTGGTCGACGACGCGGTGACCGTGACCTGGTTCGGCCTGGTCAGTCAGGACACCGGCGAGGACTGGCCGGAGTGCGTGCTCCAGCTCTCGACCGCCCGGCCGGCGGCGGCGACGGGCGTGCCCGAGCTGTCGCCCTGGTATCTCGACCGGGTCCGGCCGCTGCCCCGGGCGGCCATGCCGGCGGCGGGCTTCGGCGGGCCGCCGGTGCCCGCGCCGCCCGCCGGGCCGGCGTTCGAGGTCGCCGTGGGGGGCGGGGCGGCCCGCGCGGGCGCGCCGCGCCCCAAGGTGCACGAGAGCGTGGCCACGGTCGAGCAGGGCGTCAGCGCCGCCACCTACCGGCCGGCGCGCCCGGTGGCGGTGCCGGCGGACGGCAGCGCGTACCGGGCGACGATCGCCGTGCTGGAGCTGCCGGCGCGACTGGACCACGTGACCGTGCCGGTGCGCGCGGCCGAGGCGCACCTGCGGGCGACGGTGCGCAACACCTCGGCGCACACGCTGCTGCCCGGCCCGGCGGCGGTCTTTCACGGGGCCGACTTCGTCGCGTCCACCCGGCTGCCGACGTGGGCGCCCGGCGAGGAGACCGAGCTGGCGCTCGGGGTGGACGACCGGGTGCGGGTGGAGCGGAAGCTGGGCCGGCGCGCCGAGACCCGGGCCACGCTCGGCTCGACCCGGCGACGGGACGTGGAATACCGGATCTCGGTGGCCAACCACACGCCCCGGCCGGCGACGGTGGAGGTGCGCGACCAGTTGCCGGTGTCCCGCGACGAGGCGGTGGTCGTGCGGGAGGCCACCATCGCCCCGCCGCCGGCCGAGCGCACCGAGCTGGGCGAGCTGACCTGGCGGCTGCGGCTCGAACCGGGCGACACCGGCGAGATCACCATGGGCTTCCGGGTCGAGCTGGCCAAGGG
- the mnhG gene encoding monovalent cation/H(+) antiporter subunit G — protein sequence MADWLGAGCLVAGALLSLAAGIGVLRFPDVLDRMHAATKPQVLGVLLLLAGVALRLRTPDDIGMIVLVAVFQLATAPVAAQMVGRAAYRSGRVDRSLLDTDELADEG from the coding sequence GTGGCCGACTGGCTGGGCGCGGGCTGCCTGGTCGCCGGGGCACTGCTCAGCCTCGCCGCCGGGATCGGCGTGCTGCGCTTCCCGGACGTGCTCGACCGGATGCACGCGGCCACCAAGCCGCAGGTGCTCGGCGTGCTGCTGCTGCTCGCCGGGGTGGCGCTGCGCCTGCGTACCCCGGACGACATCGGCATGATCGTGCTGGTGGCGGTCTTCCAACTGGCCACCGCCCCGGTGGCGGCCCAGATGGTCGGCCGCGCCGCGTACCGCTCGGGCCGGGTCGACCGCTCTCTCCTCGACACCGACGAACTCGCCGACGAGGGGTAA